CGAACCGAACCCGACGGCCGCGCCGACCGCGACGGCGGCGGGCGCGGGCAGTTCGCGCGCTTCGCGGGGCCGCGCCCAGAGGTTGAAGGCACCGGAGCCGGCGGTCACCACGGCCAGGAACAGCCAGAGCACGGTGGCCGGGACGACGCCGTTAACCAGGGCGCCGGCCGCCGCGGCCGGTGCCGCGCCGAGGGTGAGCAGGCCGCCGAAGCGCCACGGCATGGCCTGGTGGCGCGCGTAGGCGGTGGTGCCGACGATCCCGGTGAACAGGAAGCACCAGCTGCTGGTGCCCGCCGCCGCGTGGATGTCGAGCCCGGCGAGCCAGGTGAGCGCGGGCGGCAGGAGGACGCCGCCGATGCCGATCGCCCCGATGAAGACGCCGACCGGCACCGCCAGCAGCAGGACGGCTAACACGGCCCGAAATGCTCGCGAAGCCGGTGCAGCCGGCGAAGCTGCGACGGGGGGAGGGCCGCGCAGCCGGCGGCGTTGTCCACAGCGGACAGCAGGTGCCGCCGGGAGGCGGCGGCCGCGGCCGGGCCGTCACCGCGGGCCAGCGCGGCGACGATCTCGCGGTGGTCGTCGGTCCACGCGCGCGGTGTGCCGGTGGCCCACGCCGTCGCCTGCGTCTCCCGCCAGACCGGCCCGGACGCCCGGGCGAGCAGCGTGGCGACCTGCTCGCGCAGGTCCGGGTTCCGGCAGACGCCGGCGATCGCGGCGTGCAGCCGGTGGTCGGTGTCGGCCGGGATCGTGTCGCCACCGGTGACCAGGGCCATTCCCGCGACGGCCTCGTGCGCCTGGTCCAGTGCCGCCGGGTCCGGGTCGGCGGCGGCGAGGGCCAGCACGGCCGGTTCGAGGACCAGCCGGGCTTCGAGCAGGTCCACGACCTCTTCGAAGGTCCGCGCGGCGCGCACGTGCCGGGCCGCGCCGGGCACCGGCGAGCCGCCGAGCACGACCGTGCCGCGCCGGCGCCGCGGCTCGACGTACCCGGCGAACTGCAGCGCGCTCAGTGCCTCGCGCACCGAAGGCCGGCTGACGTCGAACTCCCGGGCCAGCTCCAGCTCGGTGGGCAGGATGGTGCCGGCGGGCCAGCGGCCGTCGTCGACGCGGGACCGCATTTCGGCGGCGATCCGCAGCCCGGCGGTGGTGCAGCTGCTCTCCACGCGTCGGACGGTAGCACGATATGTAAGACATAACAGCGCCGAATGTCGGACCATTGGCCCGCCCTAAGGTGGCCTTGGGTGCGTCCACCGCACCGAAGGCGGCCTTGGGTGCGGTGAACGCACCGAAGGCCGCCTTGGGGCGCTAGCGCTACTTCGCGGGGACCTCGCCGAGGCGGCCGGCGACCGCGGTGGTGATCGCGCTCGCGCCGATCTCCGTGCCCGGCTTGATCCACGGCTCGTCCGGCTCCGCGCCCGCGACCTCGCGCTCGCCGATGAACTGGCCCGTCACCGGGTCGATGATCAGCTGCCGGATCTCGTGCCGGTCGTCGAGGCCGAGCGCGACGCCGGTGCGGCCGTCGAGGTTCGTCTCCGCGGCCAGCACCGTCATGCCCGGGATCTTCGCCAGCGCCCGGTACCACTGCGCCCGCAGCCCGGCCGGCATCTGCCCGGCCCGCAGGATCTCGATGCCGAAGTGGAACATCGCGGTGGGCGTCGAGCCGCGGCCCTTCGTCAGCGCCTGCAGCTTCGCGTAGAGCGCGGCCGGGTCGTGCGGCAGCGTCGCGTAGAACGCGGGACTGTCCCAGTCCGCCGGGTCGTCGCACTTCTTGGCGGGCTTGGACTTCGGGAAGAAGTCGCCGCAGCGGCCCTGCCACTGGCCCTGGTCGGTCTTGGTGATGTCCGGCTCGGGCGCCTGGGACTGCGGCACCGAGCCGCCCAGGAACTTCCCGGTGTTCAGGATCTTCCGGTTCTCCTGCCAGACGTCGTGCGCGTCGGCCGGGATCCAGCGGTCGACCTGCTGCTCCCAGAGGTACGTGTAGCCGGTCGCGTCGCCGGTCTGGACACCGCGCCCGACCCACGTGTGCTCGCCGACGTACCGGAACTGCCCGGGGCCGACGGGCTGGTCGACCGCGCCGACGCTGAGGTCGGCCGCCCGGTTCAGCACCTGGACCGCCGACATCAGCTGGATGTCGGGCCAGTTCGCGGTCGGGTTCGCGGACGGGTTCGCGCTCGGCGCCGGCGCGGCGGCCGTCGGGCCGGCGGTGGGCCCGGACGAGCCCGTCTGGACCACGACGACCGTCACCGCGACCACCCCGGCCACGGCGGCGGCGACCGGCAGGGCGAACCGGCGGGCTCGCCTCGGCCGCAGCGGGACGACCGTCGAGCCGGCGTCCAGCTCGGCCATCAGCCTCGCGCGGGCCGCGGACAGGTCGGCGGGCGCCGTGCGAGCGTCGCGGTGGAGCAGCTCGAGGGTTTCGTCGAGCTCATGCATGGGGGTTCTCCTCGGTGGGGACGAGCAGGGCCTGGAGGCGGTGGCGGACGCGGTGCAGGCGGGAGCGCACCGTGCTGGCGGGCACGCCGAGCGCCGCGGCGACTTCGGCCGGTTCGAGCCCGGCCCAGGACGTGAGCAGCAGGACGTCGCGGTCCTGTTCGGACAGCCCGGCGAGCTCGCCGGCGAGGACGCGCAGGCGCGCGGCCGCATCGACCCGGCCGGCCACCGCGGTGTCGTGGCTTTCGGCCGGGCGGTCTTCGGTGCCGGCCTTCGCGCTCAGCTGGAACCCGCGGACCTCCTGGCGCACGTGGTTGCGCAGCAGGTTGGTCGCGATCCCGTAGAGCCAGCCGCGGATCGGGGCCTTCTCCGGGTCGTAGCTGGCGCGTCTTCGCAGCGCGACGACGAACGTCTCCGCCACGAGGTCGTCGGCGGCGTGCACGCCCACCCGGCCCGCGAGGTAACCGCGCAGGGGATGGGCGTACTCGTCGAAAAGCCGCGAGAAGACCTCTTTCGGATCTCGCGCGGCGAGGTCGGGCCGGTCGAGCCGCTCCACGATTCTGGTCACGCTACTGGTTGTCGCGATCCGCCGCCCGCGTCCCCGGCGGCCCGGCCGGGTGAGACGCAGGCCACATCCGGGCCCGTTCGCCGAACAGCGCCGGGGCGTGCGGACAAGAACCGGTATGCACAGGGGAGGCGCGATGCTGCTGGCCGGGACGTGCGCCGGCGCGGTGGTGGCGATGCTCGTCGCGGCCGCCGCGGTCCGGCCGCCGGGACCCGCCGAAGCGGCCGGTCCGTCGCACCCGGCCGCGCCGTCGCTCACGACGAGCGTGGCCACGACGGCGACGTCGGCACCGCCGGAGACCGCGGCGAGGCAGCCGGGGAAGCCGGGGCCGGACGGCGCTTCGCTGGCGGCGCTGGTGCCCGGCGAGCTGAGCGTGCTCGTGCACGACCGCAAGACCGGCCGCGACGTCGTTTCCCACCGGCCGGACGCGACCTACCCCGCCGCGTCGCTGGTCGAGGTGTTCATCGCCCTGGAGGCCCTCCGGCGGGGCGAGCCCGCCGGCGAAGTCGCCGAGATGCTCTCGCGCAGCGACGGCGACATCGCCGGCCGGCTCTGGACGAAGCTGGGCGGGCCCGCGATCGTCACGTCGTGGGCGGCGCGGATCGGCCTGAAGTCGACCCGCCCGCCCGCCGAGGGCAGCCACTGGGGCAGCACCCTCGTCACCGCCGCCGACCTCGTCCGCTCCTACCGGTACCTGATGGACGAGGTCCCCGACGGCACCCGCCGGGTCGTCCTGCGTGCCCTCGACGGCGCCACCGAACACGGCGCGGACGGCTTCGACCAGTTCTTCGGCATCCCGGGAGCGGTCACCGCCACCGACTGGGCGGTGAAGCAGGGCTGGTCCTGCTGCGACCGGGGCCGCACCCTGCACACCAGCGGGCTCGTCGGCGGGCGCCGCTACATCGTCGTCGTCCTCACCGCCCAGCCCGCCGGCACCTCCTGGGCGACGGCCGCCCAGCGTGTCACGGCGGTGGTGAAAGCGCTCTCCGGTCCGCTCGGCCGGGCCTGACGCGCCCGGCGTCCACCGACGACGGACCGTTCGGCGGTACGGTTTCGTGGGTGGTGGCCGAGCACGACGTGGAGGGAGCCAGGGTGGTGGACCGGGCGAAGCCGGGGGAGCAGGTCAGGACGTCGTCCCCGGGGTCGCGGCAGCCCAGCCTGGCCGACGTCGCCGGCATGGCCGGGGTGTCGCACATGACCGTCTCGCGCGTGGTCAACGAGAGCGGGCCGGTGCGCCCGGAAACCCGCGAACGGGTCCTCGCCGCGGTGCACAAGCTCGGGTACCGGCCCAACACCGCCGCGCGGACGCTGGTCACCGGCCGGTCGGGCACCCTCGGCGTGGTCGCGCTGGAGTCGAACCTCTACGGGCCGGCGAGCACCCTGTACGGCATCGAGAACGCGGCGCGCGAGGCCGGGTACGGCGTCGCGATCTGCAGCGTCACCCGCCCGGGCCGGACGTCCATCGGCGACGCGGTGGAGAGCCTGCGCCGCCAGGCGGTGGAAGGGATCGTCGTCATCGCCCCGCACGTCACGGCCGGCCGGGCCCTGGCGGCGGTGCCCGCCGACATCCCCGTGGTGGCCGTCGGCGGCGGGGAGTCGGCACCGGTGCCGGTGATCTCGGTCGACCAGTACGACGGCGCGCGCCGCGCCACCGAGCACCTCCTGGCCCTCGGCCACCGCACGGTCTGGCACGTCGCCGGGCCGGAGGACTGGCTGGAGGCCCGCGACCGCGAACGCGGCTGGCGCGAGACCCTGGAACGACGCGGCCTGCGCGTACCGGCGGTCGTGCGCGGCGACTGGAGCCCGCGGTCGGGCTACGAGGCGGGCCGGGCGCTCGTCGGCAAGCGCGGACTGAAGGCGGTGTTCTCGGCCAACGACCAGATGGCGCTGGGCCTGCTGCGCGCGTTCACCGAGGCGGGGATCCGGGTGCCGGAGGACGTCCACGTCGCCGGCTTCGACGACGTCCCCGAGGCGGCGTACTTCAACCCCCCGCTGACGACGGTCCGCCAGGACTTCATCGAGGTCGGCCGCCGGACGTTCGGGCTCCTGGAAGACCGGATGGCGGGCGGGGACGTCCGTGCCCGGCACCTGGTGCCGGCCGAGCTGATCGTCCGCGAAAGCACCGGCCCCCGCTGACCCCTCGTGAGTGGTTAGGGCGGTTCTAACCGCCCTAACCACTCACGACAAGCCGCGGCAGGCTCGAGACTGTTAGGGCTAACACTACCTCGGCACTGATCCAACCCGGTGTTGTATCTTGACTGCTTCTGTGGAGTTGGCAAAGGATCGTGTGCGTTTCTGGTTCAGTGCCGCTCCAGGAGGTCCCCGCATGCGTGCTTCGTTCCGGGCCCTGCTCGTCGCCCTGCTCGCGCTGGTCGGCGTGCTCGTTCCGCAGGCCGCCGCGGCGCCCCCGAAAGCGGCCCACACCGTCACCTACGACGGCTACTCCTTCCTGGTCGACGGGAACCGCACCTACCTGTGGTCGGGGGAGTTCCACTCCTACCGCCTCCCGAGCCCCGACCTCTGGCTCGACATCTTCCAGAAGATGAAGGCCGCCGGCTTCAACGCGACGTCGTTGTACTTCGACTGGGGCTACCACTCGCCGCGCCAGGGCGTCTACGACTTCACCGGCGTCCGCGACCTCGACAAGCTCCTCGACATGGCCCAGCAGGCCGGGCTCTACGTCATCGCGCGGCCCGGGCCCTACATCAACGCCGAGGTCGACGGCGGCGGCTTCCCGACCTGGCTGTCCACCACCCCCGGCCACACGCGCAGCGCCGACTCCGTCTACCTGAAGTACTCCGACGAGTGGCAGACGCAGATCGACCGGATCATCGCACGGCACCAGCTGACCGACGGCACCGGCAGCGTGCTCGCCTACCAGGTCGAGAACGAGTACTACAACGGCAACGCCGACGGCCGCGCCTACATGCAGCACCTCGAGGACAAAGCCCGCGCCGACGGCATCACGGTTCCCCTGG
This genomic window from Amycolatopsis mongoliensis contains:
- a CDS encoding FadR/GntR family transcriptional regulator, with amino-acid sequence MESSCTTAGLRIAAEMRSRVDDGRWPAGTILPTELELAREFDVSRPSVREALSALQFAGYVEPRRRRGTVVLGGSPVPGAARHVRAARTFEEVVDLLEARLVLEPAVLALAAADPDPAALDQAHEAVAGMALVTGGDTIPADTDHRLHAAIAGVCRNPDLREQVATLLARASGPVWRETQATAWATGTPRAWTDDHREIVAALARGDGPAAAAASRRHLLSAVDNAAGCAALPPSQLRRLHRLREHFGPC
- a CDS encoding CU044_5270 family protein, encoding MHELDETLELLHRDARTAPADLSAARARLMAELDAGSTVVPLRPRRARRFALPVAAAVAGVVAVTVVVVQTGSSGPTAGPTAAAPAPSANPSANPTANWPDIQLMSAVQVLNRAADLSVGAVDQPVGPGQFRYVGEHTWVGRGVQTGDATGYTYLWEQQVDRWIPADAHDVWQENRKILNTGKFLGGSVPQSQAPEPDITKTDQGQWQGRCGDFFPKSKPAKKCDDPADWDSPAFYATLPHDPAALYAKLQALTKGRGSTPTAMFHFGIEILRAGQMPAGLRAQWYRALAKIPGMTVLAAETNLDGRTGVALGLDDRHEIRQLIIDPVTGQFIGEREVAGAEPDEPWIKPGTEIGASAITTAVAGRLGEVPAK
- a CDS encoding RNA polymerase sigma factor, producing MTRIVERLDRPDLAARDPKEVFSRLFDEYAHPLRGYLAGRVGVHAADDLVAETFVVALRRRASYDPEKAPIRGWLYGIATNLLRNHVRQEVRGFQLSAKAGTEDRPAESHDTAVAGRVDAAARLRVLAGELAGLSEQDRDVLLLTSWAGLEPAEVAAALGVPASTVRSRLHRVRHRLQALLVPTEENPHA
- a CDS encoding LacI family DNA-binding transcriptional regulator — encoded protein: MVDRAKPGEQVRTSSPGSRQPSLADVAGMAGVSHMTVSRVVNESGPVRPETRERVLAAVHKLGYRPNTAARTLVTGRSGTLGVVALESNLYGPASTLYGIENAAREAGYGVAICSVTRPGRTSIGDAVESLRRQAVEGIVVIAPHVTAGRALAAVPADIPVVAVGGGESAPVPVISVDQYDGARRATEHLLALGHRTVWHVAGPEDWLEARDRERGWRETLERRGLRVPAVVRGDWSPRSGYEAGRALVGKRGLKAVFSANDQMALGLLRAFTEAGIRVPEDVHVAGFDDVPEAAYFNPPLTTVRQDFIEVGRRTFGLLEDRMAGGDVRARHLVPAELIVRESTGPR
- a CDS encoding sulfite exporter TauE/SafE family protein is translated as MLAVLLLAVPVGVFIGAIGIGGVLLPPALTWLAGLDIHAAAGTSSWCFLFTGIVGTTAYARHQAMPWRFGGLLTLGAAPAAAAGALVNGVVPATVLWLFLAVVTAGSGAFNLWARPREARELPAPAAVAVGAAVGFGSALTGTGGPVLLVPVLLALGVPALTTIAAGQLIQLPLVGFATLGYAAQGSVHFGLGSVLGVLAGAGTLLGTRLARRLRGRHLHRVASAALVAFGAFLFVLPFLPR
- a CDS encoding serine hydrolase, whose amino-acid sequence is MHRGGAMLLAGTCAGAVVAMLVAAAAVRPPGPAEAAGPSHPAAPSLTTSVATTATSAPPETAARQPGKPGPDGASLAALVPGELSVLVHDRKTGRDVVSHRPDATYPAASLVEVFIALEALRRGEPAGEVAEMLSRSDGDIAGRLWTKLGGPAIVTSWAARIGLKSTRPPAEGSHWGSTLVTAADLVRSYRYLMDEVPDGTRRVVLRALDGATEHGADGFDQFFGIPGAVTATDWAVKQGWSCCDRGRTLHTSGLVGGRRYIVVVLTAQPAGTSWATAAQRVTAVVKALSGPLGRA